ATGAAATTTCCCGGAGAAGCATTGCATTTTGAATCATTCTTGGGTCAGAAGTCAATATTCCATCAACATCTGTCCATATTTCAAGAACATCAGCTCCGAGCGACTGAGCTATAATTGCTGCTGAGTAATCAGATCCACCTCGCCCGAGAGTTGTCTGATTACCGTTTTTATCTTCAGCAATGAATCCACCGCAGATAGCTACATCAAATTTTGATGTTTTATCAAGAAAATTATTTACCTGCTTGTTTGTCTGTTCAATATCAACTTCTGCATTTGTGAAATTGCTGTCAGTTTGGATTAATTTCCCTGAATCAATATGAATTACATTATCTATAATATTTTTTGCATATTCAGCTACAATAAAAGAAGATAAAATCTCTCCCGATGCTAAAATCATATCCTTTGATTTGGAGGAAACTTCGCCTATGATATCCAGAGCGTAAACTATTTTGCTCAAATTATCACAGACAGTATTGATTTTATGTGCTACATTAATAGTAATTCCTAAGTCATCGGAAGCTAATAAATGTCGCATTTTTATGCTACCAATTATATCATTTGCGGTATCATATTGATGCATATGGATAGAATCAATCAACTCAACCAGACTATTAGTAATGCCTGCAAATGCAGATACAACTACAATTGACTGCTTCCTGCGTGATTTAACTATTGATACGGTTCTTTTGATGGCTTCAGCATCTTTGACTGATGTGCCACCAAACTTCATTACTATCATAAACTTTATAAATTCTTAATTTGTAAATTAGAATAAACTACAAAAATAATCAATTCAAGTCAATTTCAGAAATGTTTGTTAAAATAATCTACAAGGATGCCGTATCTCAATCCTTTTGAGCTGACAACTATTTCCTGTATTTTAAAATATCTTACTATTGTCCTCATAATAAGTGATCCGGCAAGAATCAAGTCGGCTCTTCTCGGATGAACGCCGAATTTTTTAATTATATCCTCTACTGTACAACTATGATACAGTTCAAAAATTCGTTCGATTTCTTCATCGGTTAAGATATGCCGGTCAACTTTATCCACTTCGTGGTCTGCAAGCCCAAGAGCAGTTGTTGCAAGTGTAGTTGCGGTTCCTGCCACAGCATATACTTTTTCAATTTTTTCGAAAGATTTTATTTCAGAAAGCATATACAGAAGTTCTTGTTCAGCAATTTCGATACTGGAATCTTCGGGAGGATGAGAAGAAGAAAAAAATCTCTCAGTCATCCTCACAGCTCCCATCTGAAGGCTGAATTTATCATGAATTGCTCGATTTTGACCAAGAATTAGTTCAGTGCTGCCACCACCTATATCAATCACAAGTGCTTTACTATCGCAAGTTACTGTACCCAAATAGCTAAGCTCAGCCTCTCTGATACCGGGAATCACCTGAATCTCTGTTCCAAGAGATTTATTCAGAGCTTTGATTGCCTGATTTGAATTTTGAGCATCTCGAAGTGCTGATGTACCGACTGCAAGTATTTTTTTTACATTCAGCTTATCACAGATTTGTTTATTTTCTGCAAGAATTTCTGCCGTTCTTTCAATTGCATTTTCACTTATTATACCGGTTTTATCCAGTGATTCTCCTAATCTTGCCACAGCAAAATTTTCTTTAATTTTTTTTATTCTTTTATTTTGATATTCAGCAATAAGCATCAATACAGTATTTGTTCCAATATCAATTCCGGCAACTCTCTCAATCATTTTTGTCTCCAATTTTGAAGTGGAATGCAGCCCATTCATCTTCAGTAAGTTTATTTATAAGCTTTAAATTGTGCTTTTCAGCTTCTTTTAATAGAATTTTTTCATCATAAATCATAATGCCGGAAATCAACAAATCTCCATCATGCTTTTCGATAGATTTTTTGAATTTTTCTAATGATGGTACAGCCAAATTTAAAAATATATTTGCAGCTATACCATTAGTATCATACAGGTTAGAAGAATCAATATCAGCAAGTTCAAGGCTAATATTACTTTTGACATTATTTTTTTCGATATTTTCAACAGCATTTTCTATAGACCATTCATTATTATCAAAAGCATAAATGCTTTTAGCGCCGAGCTTTGATGCAAGTATTGCAAGAACACCCGTACCAGTTCCGACATCAATCCAGTCAGAGCCGGGCATGACAAGATTTTCCATTAGTTTACACATTAATCTTGTCGTTGTATGGTGACCTGTACCGAAACTCATTTTCGGGTCAATTATGATTTTGATTTCATTATTAAATTCACTAGCGTGATGAGTCGGGGTTATAACAATTTTTTCTGACACAATAACAGGTTGAACGTGCCGCTCCCATTCTTCGTTCCAGTTTTTATCGGAAATTTTTTCAATTGATATTATTTCAGATTCGATACCCAATTCATTCAGTGAATTTAGAATATCATCTGTATCAAGCTTTTCAAATTCTGCTATATCAAATGTAACTGTAAGTTCATCAATGCCTTCTTCGATACCGCAAAAGTCATAATCCTGAAATACAGCCATGGATAAATCAAAGTATTCTTCCAATATTTTGATTTTAATGTTAATATAATCATGTTTTACCAATTTTCCATCCAATAATTTTAAGTCTAATACTTTTATATAATTAGTTGTGTGCTAAAATAAGAAATAATTTTCAGTTAATTTTATAAATGGTTAAAGACGCCCTTATATCGCAAAAATTATCAAAGATTAAACTTCTTGCTATGGACGTAGATGGTACATTGACAGATTCTGCTATGTATTACTCCCAAAATGGCGAAGAGCTTAAAAGATTTACAACACGCGATGGTATGGGTATCACGCTTCTTCATAAGGCAGGTATCAAAACCGCAATTATCACAAGCGAAAATTCAGCTATAGTATCAGCTAGAGCAAAAAAATTATCAATCGGACATGTTATATTGGGTTCGAAGGATAAATCATCTGCAATCAGGCAGATATCCGCTGATACACAAATTTCTCTTGATGAAATTGCATTTATAGGTGATGATGTCAATGATGAGCATATAATGAAACTTGTTGGAGTTTCGGCTTGCCCATCGGATGCAGTAGAGGTTATTTTAAAAACAGCTGATATAATATGTAGTAAAAAAGGCGGTTACGGTGCAGTCAGAGAGTTTTCAGAAATGATACTGAGGGCACAGGACAAACCGATTTATATTCAAGAACAATGGTAATGGAGGATTTAGATATGACAAATTCAAATGAACAAGGAAATTTCGCACGCGGTTTTATTATCGGTGCAGTTGCAGGCGGGTTAGCAGGTGCAATAGCTGCATTGCTTATGGCTCCTAAAACAGGTGCAGAACTTCGCAAGGATATAGCTGACACATCAGTTGACTTGTATGACAAAGCTCAGGACTATTTTAAACATGTTGAAGAAGATGTTGCAAATATGGTCAGTGAAGGTAGAAATAAGGCTTCAACAATTTATGATAGCGCCAAAACTAAAGCTGAAGGTTTGCTTCACGATGCTGAAAATGTATTGAAAGATGCAAGATTTAAAGCTTCGCAAACTAAAGAGCAAATTCAGAATCGTATTGACCATATTAGAGATGCGGCTAAAGCCGGTGGCGATGCTTTCAAAGAAGAGCTTAATTCATAATTAATTTCTGTAAGACTGCTCTTTCGATTTTTTAGTCAAAATGAGCGAAGACAAATTCTGCTACAAGTCGTATTTCTTCTTCGCTCAATGTTGACTAATCTAAAATTATTTTATTAAGATGCAGCTATTTTTTTGAATATTAACCCTATAAGGAGTTGGTTTATAATGATTATTGCAATTCAAGTATTAGGCATAATTGCACTCCTTTCATTTATTTTTTTGGCGTTTGTAGCAGTTTCGGCTTTATCACAAATGAAACAAACCGTTGAAAATGCTGACAAAAAAATAGACAAGTTGACACGAGATTTTGAGGAAATCAAGTCCAGAACAAATTTAGCACTTGAGTCTGTTATTGAGCTTAAATCTGAACTGAGCACAACCCTAACAGGAATAAATGTAATCAGCACAAAAATTTTAGGCTCAATTGATAATTTTAATGATATGAGCATTCAAATAACTTCATCTATTAATTCATTGCATCAAACCGGAAGCAAAATTGTTGATTTAATAGAACCTATGGAAACTGTCATACAATCAGCATTTGTAAAAGTTATGCCTTCATTAAATGCTGCATCAAGATTAATCTCTGCAATATCTAAAGGCTTTAATGCATTTTCCGGAAAAATTAAATCCTGATAAATAAAAAAACAGCAAGATGTTTTAACTTGTCTTGCTGTTTTTATTACTTAATCTCCTTTGAAAAAATACTCGCTTAAGTCATCAAATTTAATATTAGTTACAATCCAATCTTTTTCTGGGGATTTATAAAAAGTGAATATCCATCTCACAGGAAAATTTCCGTGAAGACCAAGATATCTCAATCTGATGTAAGATGAAGTAGCTATTTCTGCGCTTACAGCCTCATAACCGCTCAACTTACCGTAAATATTAAATGCTCTGTTGGTTTGAGAATGAAGATTATCTAAATCTGCTTTTTGGCGACTTATCGGACTTGAAGAAAGAATATTGTCATAAGCTTTTTTGACATCATCTTTCATAAGCTGTCCAAAAAATACTTCTACACGCGTTTTCAAAATTTGAGGGACTTCAAGAAATGAAGTTGGTTCTTTTGCTCTTTGGGCTGAAGGAAGTCCGTCCTGAGCATTTACCAGAGTAAAACTCAAAAGACATAATAAAAATATGTATAAAAATTTCATTTTAATATTCTTTGTTATTATGGGTAAAAATAATTATGTAAAATTACTAAAAAAATAATTAAATAAAAAATATTATCGTTATTATTTAATAGTGTATTTGATTTTTTTAATCAATAAATAATTAAAGTTACCAAAGATATCCGAATAAGGCATCAATAATCAGTATTGCAGCTGCAGAAAGAGTAAAGGAACGTACAGTACTTTTACCAACACCTTCAGCACCACCCGTAGTAGAAAAACCTACATGGACACCAATTAAAGCTGTAACACTTCCAAACACCAGTGATTTAGTCAATCCAAGCATAATATCCTCAACAGCGAAAAATCGCTGCACAGAATCAAAAAATATCCAAAAACTGAAGTCAAATTTAATTGATGTCAGCACATAACCGCCAATAAGTGCAACCACATTTGAAAAAACAGCAAGCACAGGCATCATAATCAAAGTTGCAATTGCTCGTGGCATACCGAGATAACGATTTCTGTCAATAGCCATCATTTCGATTGCATCAATCTGCTCGGTAACTTGCATCGTACCAAGCTGTGCAGCCATTGAGGCGCCTACTCTGCCGGCTATTACAAGTGCAGTCAATACAGGAGTAAGTTCGGTAAATACCACTGTAGCAATTGAACTGCCTATAAATGGCTTGGCAATGCCTACTAAATTAAATTTATCAAAAAGGTTTGTTGCTTGAAGTGCAGCAATAGCACCGGTAAATGATCCGATTAATATCACAAGTGGAAGGGAATCAGAACCGACAATTGCCATCTGGTCAATTACAAGTTTTCTGTCCTTAATAACACGCGGAAAATATCTGGTGACTCTGGCTGCAAGTAATATAATCTGACCAAATTCACGGAAAAAATTTAATACTTTCCTTCCAACAAAAGCAAATATATTTAGCATTTAGTTATGGATACTTTAAAAAAATAGTAACGCTGAATGTGCAATAGTATTGATTTGTAATGTAAATAATTACTTGGAGGGGGATATTGGTATTGATTCAATTTTAATAAAAATATGCCCCAAATATGCCTCAGCCGATTTAGCTTCCTGAATTTTTTTGATTGCATCATCGTCAAGTTTTGCACCCTCGTTTAAAAGTTTTAATCCGGACACTGTAACTATGCTTCTTGAAGTTATCATTCCTTTGGAAAGAACAAAAGGATTGACAACCGCTTCTGTTGCTCTTTTTGCCTGATTTGAAAGGGTGTTGAGATAACCAAGATATTGCTCGTAAAAAGCCAGTACCCTGAAATCATAAACACGATTAATCTCGCCCCACATCAAAGGAATAATTTTATCAACATTCCTTGGGTTCCTGGCATAATAAGATTCAAAATCAATAGCTGCTCTTAAAATTCTTGAGCCAAGAGGAATTGCCCAAGCCTTTACTTTTTCAGGAATGCCCGAACCATCGAAATTTTCATAAACGCTTCTTAATATTTTCTGAACATCTTCGAAACCGCGAAAACCTGTAAAGAGCTTATCAACAAACTCAACATAGTTCGCCATAATTTGATTCTGAACAATTCCATTTATCATAACCGGCATTTCTACATACTTATCTCTGAACAAGCCCTTAGGCAAATAACATAGCTCGGCTGCTTTGATAATTGCAGCTATCTCTTCTTCATCATTTGTAAGCTGTTTGGCTATGAACTTACAAGCTGATACTATTCTTGCAATTTCACTATCCTTCTCACCTGTGCGTACAGATTGAATATACTGAAAAAATTCCTGTAGCCTTTGAGCTAAAGGTTCGAATTCAGCTAATAAATTATTATAATCTTCTTCAAGTTTGGCATTTTTATTTTGAAGGTTTAAGAACCTGGATGTATTCTTGAGCTTTAAAATAAACTGGTCCAATGATACCGGTTTTTGCATAAAATCATCTACGCCGGTTTGAACAGACTTAACGAGAATTTCGCGATCAGTGTTAGCAGACATCATTATAAAATATGTATCTCTAAGACCTTCAACACTTCTGATTTTCTTTAGAAGTTGAAGACCATTAATACCCTGAATATCATACTCACAAATTATTACTGCATCAAGCTTTTCTTTCTCCAATGATTTATATGCTGAAAAGCCATCATTAAAGCGTTTAACATACATTGTTGGAAATACTTTTGTAATAAGACTTTGTAAAATTTCAGAAGTCTGCTCGGAATCATCTATTATATAAAATACTAATCTTTTGCTCATATTGTGTGCCGGAAAAGATATAATCAAAAAAAACAAAATTACGTAGAAAACAACTTACAAAATTAAGTATAATTACGGATATATTCAAATTATAACTTTATTTTTTTCATAAATTATATTATTGATTCCATATTGCATTTTGAATAAAACATAATTTAATAAAAATAGTCTTTAATATTTTTTAATTAAAATGAATATGAATAACGAAGTATTAATTGCTCAAATCGAAAAACTCTATAACAAGCAAACTGAGTTGTCACAACCTCAGATAGAGTATCTAATCAAAAGTTTTATCAATAGTCTTAATAATGGTGAAATCAGGGCTGCCGAGCCGGATGGAAACGGAAACTGGACTGTAAATTTATGGGTAAAGCAAGGTATATTGCTGATATTCAGATATAGCAGTATGGTGGATATGTCCCTTGGCTCAATGAAATTCTTCGACAAAGAGGCTCTGACTTTAAGAGATTTCACGCTTGATGATGGTGTAAGAATTGTGCCCGGTGGCTCCGGAATTCGTTCGGGTGCTTATATTGCTCCCGGTGTAATTTGTATGCCTCCAATGTATATAAATATTGGATCTTATGTAGATAAAGGCTCGATGATAGACTCTCACGCTTTGGTCGGCACTTGCGCCCAGATTGGCAAAAATGTGCATATTTCCGCTGCTGCACAGGTTGGTGGTGTGCTCGAACCGGCAGGGGCTAGACCCGTGATTATCGAAGACAACGTTATGATTGGTGGTAATTGCGGCATTTATGAAGGTGTAATGGTTCGGGAAAGAGCCGTTTTAGGCTCAGGTGTTATTCTCACTGCATCAACAAAAGTTTATGATTTGGTTAATGAAACTGTGATTACTTCAACTCCCGATAATCCTCTTGTGATTCCTCCTTCAGCGGTTGTGGTGCCCGGAGCAAGGACGATAAATTCAGATTTCGGTAAAGAGAATGGTTTATCAATTTCCACTCCGGTGATTGTTAAATACCGTGACGATAAAACCGATGCAAGAACTGCATTGAACTTCGACTTAAGGTAATATTATATGTTAAATGAATATAAAAATATTGATGTTTCCAAAACATTGAGCATTCAGGAAAATTTAAGAAAATCAATTGTTGTAACAACCGGTTCATCATTAATTGCAGCATTTATTTTCTTGTTTGTATATGTAATTACTAAAAATATTTGGATGCTTTCTCTTGGAATTATTTTAGCTATATCGGGATTTGCATTTATGTTTGTAATCAAAAATCTACAGAAAAAATATGCTGATATTTTGAATGATGAAAAGGGCAGCAGAAATGCCTGAGGAATTAATTCCCACACTTCGGAATAATTTACAGCTCCTCTTGATGGAGGAGGATGGACAAAGATTTGTGTTGATGAATGACAATCATGGATATGCCGAAGATGAAATTGCCGTTTCAATTGAGTTTTATAATCTTTTAATTTCACTCGGCGGCAAAACAAAATATTCTGATTTGGGTGAGAAACTGAAAATTAATGACTTAATGATTCTAAATCAAATCTTACAAAATATTAAAGATCTCGACGAAATGGGTTTTTTAAACAGCTCATCATTCAAAATCAAAAAAAGTCAAATTGACCAAGGGTATTTTGAGCTTGTTGACAGACCCTATGTATGCGCTCAAAATTCTTATCCCGAAGATGTCGGTGAGTTAAATAATTTTCTTGCTCAAATTTTCAATTCTACAAATTCTGAATCATCCAAATCAAATAGCTCTGCAATCATAGTACCTCATATAGATTTAAAACTAAGCGATATTTGCAGTAAAATTTATTCATCAGGATATCATTCGGCAAGAGAAACCGATTTCGACTTACTGGTAGTTCTTGGAACAGCTCACTATGATTCATCTGATTTACTTATGCCGACAAAGAAAAACTATAAAACTCCACTTGGAACTGCAAAAACTGATACTGATATTCTCGAACTTTGGGAAAGTCATTTAGGTGATAAATTGCCATATAATGACCTGGCACATAAGCCTGAACATTCGATTGAATATCAAATTCTGCTAAGTCAGTATTATTTTATAAATCGCAATTTTACAGTTCTTCCAATTCTTGTTGGTTCTTTTGGTGAGTTTGTTTATTACAACTCTGTACCTGAAAGTTCTGAAGATTTCAGAAAATTAATAAGTTCGCTAAAACTTGCAATTGAGGAATCCGGCAGAAAGGCATTATTTATAGCAAGTGTTGATTTTGCTCATATTGGCAGAAAGTTCGGTGATGATTATGATGCAGAGCCAATACTTGATTCATTGAAAAATGAAGACAAAATATTGATTGATGCATTGACCAATTTAGACAAACACCGCTTTTTTCGTAAAATTTCTGAAGATAATGACAAATACAGAATTTGCGGAACATCACCTATATACAGCCTGATGAGTCTTAAGGATTTCAAAAGATGCGAATTCCTTGATTATGCTCAGTGGAATGAAACTCAGACTAAATCAGCAGTATCTTTTGCTTCATTAGCATTATTTGATGATTAAAATTTTATAAGGATTAGTTAATATGATTAAATTTCAAGCATTAGTAGTTGAAGAAATTGAAGATGGCAAATTCATTCGCTCAGTAAAGGAAAAAGAAATCAGCAGCATACCTGAAAATCATCTGTTAATTAAGGTAAAATATTCATCACTGAACTATAAAGATGCACTCTCAGCCCGTGGACACAAAGGAATATCAAGAAATTATCCTCACACCCCTGGAATTGATGCTGCCGGCATTATTGCTGAAAGTAAATCAGATATTTTTAAAAGTGGTGATGAAGTAATTGTTACTGGCTATGACTTAGGTATGAATACAAATGGTGGTTTCGGACAGTACATAGTTGTACCGGCTGATTGGGCTGTAAGGCTTCCTAAAGGCTTATCACTTGAGGAATCTATGATTTACGGTACGGCAGGATTTACTGCCGCAATTTGTATCTATGAACTGCAAAAGCATGATATAACACCTGAAAAGGGCAAAATTCTTGTTACCGGTGCAACAGGAGGAGTCGGCTCGATGGCTGTAGGGTTGCTCGCAAATTTAGGCTATGAAGTTACTGCATCAACAGGGAAAGCAGAGCATCACGATTTTTTAAAATCCTTAGGAGCAACAGAAATTATTTCAAGAGAGATGATTGACGATAATTCCGGAAGACCACTACTTTCAGGAAAATGGATTGGAGCGGTTGATAATGTTGGTGGAAATACTCTTGCAACTGTTATCAAATCTATAGGTCAGCATGGGTGTATATGTGTACTTGGAAATGTTGCAGGCGACAAATTTACAAGCACTGTATATCCTTTTTTACTTCGTGGAATAATACTCGCAGGTATTGACTCAGCTTCAAGACCGATGGAATTACGGAAAATTCTTTGGGAAAAATTAGCAGGAGATTGGAAATTTCATAAACTTAATGATACTTACAAAATTGTGACTTTAGATAAAATCAATGATGAAATTGATAATATTTTAAAAGGTGAACAAGTAGGAAGAGTTGTACTAAATCTTTGGTAATTATACGATGAAAATTAAGATAAAATTATTACTCAGATTTTTTTTTATTACAATTGGAGTAATGATTTGTTCTTTTTTGGTTCTTGACAAAATTTTTCCTGTTGATACAACTATCAAATACTCAAAGACTATAAAGTCGAGAGAAGGAATTATTCTTTCATCATTTTTAAGCAGTGATGATAAATGGCGTTATTACTTCAAAACAAATGAAATATCCGAATATTTCAAAAAGAGTATCATTTTCAAAGAAGATAAATACTTTTATTATCATGCAGGTGTAAATCCTGTTTCCATTATAAGGTCATTTTCTAATAATTTGAAAAGTGGTAAAATCACATCAGGTGCCTCGACAATAACAATGCAAACTGCCAGACTTCTTGAACCTAAAAAAAGAACATATATAAATAAAATTATTGAAATTTTCAGAGCTTTTCAACTTGAACTTCATTATTCAAAGGATGATATATTAGAAATTTATTTAAACAAAATTCCTTTTGGAAGTAATATTGAGGGTGTTGGAGCCGCTTCGGTCTTATATTTTGGCAGGAATCCGGATAAACTTAGTCTTGCTCAGGCTACAGGGCTTGCGGTCATACCAAATAATCCCAATAAATTAAATATCAAAATTGAGGGGAATTCAATAAACACAGAAAAAAATAATCTACTTAAAAAACATAAGTCTAATAAACTATTTTCTGCAGATATTGTTGACGACGCTATAAATGAATTCATAAAACCGGAAAAGCTACAATCACCTGTTTTGGCAAGGCATCTAAGTTTCAGAGCTGCTAAAGAATTTGCGGCAAGAAGGAATATTGAAACAACTATCAATTATACTATTCAATCAAGATTTGAAGATATTATCAAAGGATATGTCACGGAAATTGCTAGATTTGGTATAATGAATGCAAGTGCCTACCTTATAGATAATTCTACAGGCGAAGTATTAGCATATATAGGCTCAAATGATTTCAACTCCGAATATTCAGGGCAGGTTGACGGTGTGACATCAATTCGATCTCCCGGTAGTACACTTAAACCTTTCCTCTATGCTTTCGCAGTGGATAAAGGCATGATTACACCCAAGCTTTCTCTATTAGATGTCCCAATTTTAAACTCTGAATATTCTCC
This is a stretch of genomic DNA from Ignavibacteriota bacterium. It encodes these proteins:
- the lysC gene encoding lysine-sensitive aspartokinase 3 encodes the protein MIVMKFGGTSVKDAEAIKRTVSIVKSRRKQSIVVVSAFAGITNSLVELIDSIHMHQYDTANDIIGSIKMRHLLASDDLGITINVAHKINTVCDNLSKIVYALDIIGEVSSKSKDMILASGEILSSFIVAEYAKNIIDNVIHIDSGKLIQTDSNFTNAEVDIEQTNKQVNNFLDKTSKFDVAICGGFIAEDKNGNQTTLGRGGSDYSAAIIAQSLGADVLEIWTDVDGILTSDPRMIQNAMLLREISYLEAAELAYFGAKVLHPKTIYPAINAKIPVYVLNSFKPNGNGTLITEDSPYSNIIKAIAFRKNITIINVTSNRMLGAYGFLAKVFDVFLLNETSVDLVTTSEVSISLTIDNDGNLDNIIKDLSHFATTDVYKGRAIISVVGEGIRDTAGIASRFFVALNGVNIYMISMGASEINLSIVVSEKDLEKSVKLLHKEFFENENLPDLFVKLNEDN
- the prmA gene encoding 50S ribosomal protein L11 methyltransferase, translated to MVKHDYINIKIKILEEYFDLSMAVFQDYDFCGIEEGIDELTVTFDIAEFEKLDTDDILNSLNELGIESEIISIEKISDKNWNEEWERHVQPVIVSEKIVITPTHHASEFNNEIKIIIDPKMSFGTGHHTTTRLMCKLMENLVMPGSDWIDVGTGTGVLAILASKLGAKSIYAFDNNEWSIENAVENIEKNNVKSNISLELADIDSSNLYDTNGIAANIFLNLAVPSLEKFKKSIEKHDGDLLISGIMIYDEKILLKEAEKHNLKLINKLTEDEWAAFHFKIGDKND
- a CDS encoding HAD-IIIA family hydrolase, which encodes MVKDALISQKLSKIKLLAMDVDGTLTDSAMYYSQNGEELKRFTTRDGMGITLLHKAGIKTAIITSENSAIVSARAKKLSIGHVILGSKDKSSAIRQISADTQISLDEIAFIGDDVNDEHIMKLVGVSACPSDAVEVILKTADIICSKKGGYGAVREFSEMILRAQDKPIYIQEQW
- a CDS encoding YtxH domain-containing protein, with translation MTNSNEQGNFARGFIIGAVAGGLAGAIAALLMAPKTGAELRKDIADTSVDLYDKAQDYFKHVEEDVANMVSEGRNKASTIYDSAKTKAEGLLHDAENVLKDARFKASQTKEQIQNRIDHIRDAAKAGGDAFKEELNS
- a CDS encoding ABC transporter permease encodes the protein MLNIFAFVGRKVLNFFREFGQIILLAARVTRYFPRVIKDRKLVIDQMAIVGSDSLPLVILIGSFTGAIAALQATNLFDKFNLVGIAKPFIGSSIATVVFTELTPVLTALVIAGRVGASMAAQLGTMQVTEQIDAIEMMAIDRNRYLGMPRAIATLIMMPVLAVFSNVVALIGGYVLTSIKFDFSFWIFFDSVQRFFAVEDIMLGLTKSLVFGSVTALIGVHVGFSTTGGAEGVGKSTVRSFTLSAAAILIIDALFGYLW
- a CDS encoding response regulator — protein: MSKRLVFYIIDDSEQTSEILQSLITKVFPTMYVKRFNDGFSAYKSLEKEKLDAVIICEYDIQGINGLQLLKKIRSVEGLRDTYFIMMSANTDREILVKSVQTGVDDFMQKPVSLDQFILKLKNTSRFLNLQNKNAKLEEDYNNLLAEFEPLAQRLQEFFQYIQSVRTGEKDSEIARIVSACKFIAKQLTNDEEEIAAIIKAAELCYLPKGLFRDKYVEMPVMINGIVQNQIMANYVEFVDKLFTGFRGFEDVQKILRSVYENFDGSGIPEKVKAWAIPLGSRILRAAIDFESYYARNPRNVDKIIPLMWGEINRVYDFRVLAFYEQYLGYLNTLSNQAKRATEAVVNPFVLSKGMITSRSIVTVSGLKLLNEGAKLDDDAIKKIQEAKSAEAYLGHIFIKIESIPISPSK
- a CDS encoding 2,3,4,5-tetrahydropyridine-2,6-dicarboxylate N-succinyltransferase, which gives rise to MNNEVLIAQIEKLYNKQTELSQPQIEYLIKSFINSLNNGEIRAAEPDGNGNWTVNLWVKQGILLIFRYSSMVDMSLGSMKFFDKEALTLRDFTLDDGVRIVPGGSGIRSGAYIAPGVICMPPMYINIGSYVDKGSMIDSHALVGTCAQIGKNVHISAAAQVGGVLEPAGARPVIIEDNVMIGGNCGIYEGVMVRERAVLGSGVILTASTKVYDLVNETVITSTPDNPLVIPPSAVVVPGARTINSDFGKENGLSISTPVIVKYRDDKTDARTALNFDLR
- the amrB gene encoding AmmeMemoRadiSam system protein B; amino-acid sequence: MMKRAAEMPEELIPTLRNNLQLLLMEEDGQRFVLMNDNHGYAEDEIAVSIEFYNLLISLGGKTKYSDLGEKLKINDLMILNQILQNIKDLDEMGFLNSSSFKIKKSQIDQGYFELVDRPYVCAQNSYPEDVGELNNFLAQIFNSTNSESSKSNSSAIIVPHIDLKLSDICSKIYSSGYHSARETDFDLLVVLGTAHYDSSDLLMPTKKNYKTPLGTAKTDTDILELWESHLGDKLPYNDLAHKPEHSIEYQILLSQYYFINRNFTVLPILVGSFGEFVYYNSVPESSEDFRKLISSLKLAIEESGRKALFIASVDFAHIGRKFGDDYDAEPILDSLKNEDKILIDALTNLDKHRFFRKISEDNDKYRICGTSPIYSLMSLKDFKRCEFLDYAQWNETQTKSAVSFASLALFDD
- a CDS encoding YhdH/YhfP family quinone oxidoreductase, which gives rise to MIKFQALVVEEIEDGKFIRSVKEKEISSIPENHLLIKVKYSSLNYKDALSARGHKGISRNYPHTPGIDAAGIIAESKSDIFKSGDEVIVTGYDLGMNTNGGFGQYIVVPADWAVRLPKGLSLEESMIYGTAGFTAAICIYELQKHDITPEKGKILVTGATGGVGSMAVGLLANLGYEVTASTGKAEHHDFLKSLGATEIISREMIDDNSGRPLLSGKWIGAVDNVGGNTLATVIKSIGQHGCICVLGNVAGDKFTSTVYPFLLRGIILAGIDSASRPMELRKILWEKLAGDWKFHKLNDTYKIVTLDKINDEIDNILKGEQVGRVVLNLW